The window GCGAGGTGCGCGGCGACCTGCAGGAGCAACGTCGATTTACCGATGCCGGGTTCGCCGCCGATCAGGATTGCGGAGCCCGGAACAATGCCGCCACCCATGACACGGTCGAGTTCGTCGATGCCGGTCGAGAAGCGCGGTGCTTCCGCCACCGAGCCCTGCAGGGATTCGAGCTTGACGACGCGTCCCTTCGATTGCCGCGTGATGCCGGAGCCGGGCGGCGGACCAGCGTCGGTTTCTTCGACGAGCGTATTCCACTCGTTGCAAGCGGAGCATTTGCCCGCCCAGCGCGCCGCAGTCGCGCCGCACGCCTGACAGACGTAGAGTGAGCGAGATGCCTTCGCCATGGTCAGGTTCGCTCATCGATGTAGAGGCGCGTGAAGCGCGGGCCGAGGCGCGTCAGGATCTCGTATCCAATGGTGCCCGCGGCAAAGCCCTGATCCTCGATTGTCAGACCGTTCCCGACGAGCGTTGCGAAGGCGCCCGGTTTTGCCGCGTCGATCGGGAGATCCGTCACGTCGACGGTGATCAGATCCATCGAAATACGTCCCACGATCGGGGCGCGGTGTCCGCCAATGATGACGTGGCCGCCGGTCTCGCCATTCGAGCATCCTGCCGAGCGCGGAATTCCGTCCGCGTAGCCAGCGGCAATCGTTGCGATGCGGCTCGCGCGTTCGGCCTGCCATGTGGCCGAGTAACCGACCGTTTCGCCCGGCGCGATGGCTGTGACTGCGAGAATGCGCGCCGCAACTGTCACGGCGGGCGCGACGGGAGCGGTGTCGGCCGCGGATGCCTGTCCGCCATAGAGCGCGTAACCCGGTCGAACGATTTCGAAGTGATATGCGGGGCCGAGCATCAGACCGTCCGATGCGGCCAGACTTTTCGGGACGTTCGGAAAGAGTGCTGAGAGCGTGCCGAAGGCGACAAGCTGCTCGCGATTCTTTGGATCGTTCGGCACGTCAGCAGATGCGAGGTGGCTCATCACCAGTTCGACGCGTATGCCGCTGAGAAGCGCTGGGTCGGCTGCCAGACGGCGAACGTCACGCGAGGGCAGTCCGAGGCGGTTCAGGCCGGTATCGATATGCAGCGCTGCGGGCAACGCGTCGCCGTGGTTGCGAGCGGCGAGGGACCAGGCGGCGACGTCGTCCAGAGTCGACAGAACGGGATGGATGTTATGGCGCACGAATATCTGCGCTGCGTTCCCGACGAGCCCATCGAGTGCGTAAATGTCGGCATCCGGCGCAAGCAGGCGCGCGGCTTCCGCTTCAGCGGGTGTTGCGATGAAGAATGCCGTACAGCCCGCGCGGTACAGCGCGGGTATCACGCGATCCGCACCGAGGCCGTACGCATTTGCTTTAACGACGGCGCCGCAGCGCGCAGGCGCGACTTTGTCCGCGAGCGCCTTCCAGTTGGCAGCAATTCGCCCGAGGTCGATCGTGATCGTTCCGGTGGCGCCCGCCAGATGATCCGATATGCGCGCGTCCACCGTCATCACGTCCCTAGCCACGCTATGCTCGTTCAATCACGCGGCAACATAAAATCGCGTGCGAGATTGCCAAAGCGGGTAAATTGACCCTCGAACGACAGTTCGACCGTGCCCACCGGGCCATGACGCTGTTTGCCGATGATACACTCGGCCTTGCCCGAGACCTGGCTCATCTTGGTCATCCAATCAGCGAATTCGGGCGTTCCTTCGTTCGGCTTGGTCCGTTCGACGTAATATTCCTCACGGTATACGAACATGACGACGTCAGCGTCCTGCTCGATCGAACCCGATTCACGAAGGTCTGAGAGCTGCGGGCGCTTGTCTTCGCGCGCTTCAACCTGACGCGAAAGCTGCGACAGGGCCATGATCGGCAGATCGAGTTCCTTCGCGAGTGCTTTCAGGCCCGTGGTGATTTCGGTGACTTCCTGCACGCGGTTTTCACCGCGGCCCTTGGATCCGGCGAGCAACTGCAAATAGTCGACGACGATCAGGTCGAGACCGTGCTGGCGTTTGAGCTTTCGGGCGCGCGATGAGAGCTGCGCGATCGTGATACCGCCCGTCTGGTCGATGTAAAGCGGGATGCGCGACATCTCGTTGGCGACTTCGGAGAGCTTGCGGAATTCGTTCTCGTCGATCATGCCGCGACGGATCTTCTCGGAACTGATTTCCGCCTGCTCGGCGAGAATACGCGTTGCGAGCTGTTCGGACGACATTTCAAGAGAGAAGAAGCCGACAATGCCGCCGTTGGTCGTTTCCGTCGAGCCATCGGCACGACGCTCCGACTGGTATGCCTTGGCGACGTTGTAGGCGATGTTGGTGGCGAGCGCGGTTTTTCCCATCGAAGGACGGCCCGCGAGGATGATGAGATCCGAGCGCTGTAGACCGCCGAGCTTGCTGTCGAGATCGGAGAGGCCCGTGGAGGCGCCCGATAGATGCCCAGCGCGCTGGAATGCGCTGTTCGCGACTTCGATGGCGGTTGCGAGCGCCGATTTGAACGTCTCGAACCCCTTGCCGTACTTGTTCTGCTCCGCGAGCGAATAGAGCCGCGTTTCCGCTTCCTCGATCTGCGCTTTCGGCGCCTGATCCACCGCGCTCTCGTAAGCGGTGTTGACCATGTCTTCGCCGATGACGATCAGCGCGCGTCGCGTCGCCAGATCGTAGATCGTGCGGCCGTACTCGGCGGCGTTGATGATCGTCGTCGCATTGGCGGCGAGCCGGCCGAGGTACTGCGGCACCGTCGTCGACGCATCGATCGGCTCGACATTCTCGAAGAACGTCTTGACGGTGATGGGTGTCGCGACTTTGCCCGCGTGGATGAGCGTTGCGAGCGTTTCGAAGATTCGCCCGTGAAGCGGCTCGAAGAAATGATCGGGCGAGAGGAAGCCCGAGACGCGGTCAAGCGCTTCGTTGTTGACGAGGATTGCGCCAAGGAGCGCCTGCTCGGCTTCGACGTTATGGGGGGGCTGACGGAACGTCAGCGGTTCATTTGCCGAGACAGCTTGTTGGAGCTTCTCAGTTGCGAGGTATGCGGGGTCTGCCATGTGGCGGACCCTACCTGATTCAGGAAAGAGATTCGGGGGAACGTGGGGTGAGGCGGTAGTCATCCCCGATATCAACATGCATGGAGTAGAAAGGCTTGGCCGTGCGAATCCGGCAACGGCCAAGCCCTACAATTCTGGCAGGTTATCCTGCCGATAACGCTGGCTTAGGCCGCGTCGCCTTCAGATTCAGCTTCCGGCCGTGCGTCTTCGAATTCCGCATCCGGATTGAAGGTTTCGAGTTCGAGCGCTTCATCCTGAACGACCGTGACGTTCTCGCCACGCGCCTGCTTATCGGCTTCGTCCTGCGAGCGGGCGATGTTGAGCGTGATGGCGCTTACAACTTCCGGATGGAGCTGAACCTTGGCTTCCGTCAGGCCCAGAGCCTTGATCGGCTTGTCGAGGATGATCTGGTTACGGTTCACGGTGAAGCCGTTCTCGCTGACGACTTCAGCGATGTCGCGCGTCGAGACCGAGCCGTAGAGCTGGCCGGTGTCGCCGGCAGCGCGGATGAGCGT is drawn from Hyphomicrobium methylovorum and contains these coding sequences:
- the alr gene encoding alanine racemase — translated: MARDVMTVDARISDHLAGATGTITIDLGRIAANWKALADKVAPARCGAVVKANAYGLGADRVIPALYRAGCTAFFIATPAEAEAARLLAPDADIYALDGLVGNAAQIFVRHNIHPVLSTLDDVAAWSLAARNHGDALPAALHIDTGLNRLGLPSRDVRRLAADPALLSGIRVELVMSHLASADVPNDPKNREQLVAFGTLSALFPNVPKSLAASDGLMLGPAYHFEIVRPGYALYGGQASAADTAPVAPAVTVAARILAVTAIAPGETVGYSATWQAERASRIATIAAGYADGIPRSAGCSNGETGGHVIIGGHRAPIVGRISMDLITVDVTDLPIDAAKPGAFATLVGNGLTIEDQGFAAGTIGYEILTRLGPRFTRLYIDERT
- the rplI gene encoding 50S ribosomal protein L9, with protein sequence MQVILLQRIGRLGQMGDVVNVKDGYARNFLLPQKKALRANEENKKVFEGRRAQLEAENLSHKKDAETVSAKLDGMSFTLIRAAGDTGQLYGSVSTRDIAEVVSENGFTVNRNQIILDKPIKALGLTEAKVQLHPEVVSAITLNIARSQDEADKQARGENVTVVQDEALELETFNPDAEFEDARPEAESEGDAA
- a CDS encoding replicative DNA helicase codes for the protein MADPAYLATEKLQQAVSANEPLTFRQPPHNVEAEQALLGAILVNNEALDRVSGFLSPDHFFEPLHGRIFETLATLIHAGKVATPITVKTFFENVEPIDASTTVPQYLGRLAANATTIINAAEYGRTIYDLATRRALIVIGEDMVNTAYESAVDQAPKAQIEEAETRLYSLAEQNKYGKGFETFKSALATAIEVANSAFQRAGHLSGASTGLSDLDSKLGGLQRSDLIILAGRPSMGKTALATNIAYNVAKAYQSERRADGSTETTNGGIVGFFSLEMSSEQLATRILAEQAEISSEKIRRGMIDENEFRKLSEVANEMSRIPLYIDQTGGITIAQLSSRARKLKRQHGLDLIVVDYLQLLAGSKGRGENRVQEVTEITTGLKALAKELDLPIMALSQLSRQVEAREDKRPQLSDLRESGSIEQDADVVMFVYREEYYVERTKPNEGTPEFADWMTKMSQVSGKAECIIGKQRHGPVGTVELSFEGQFTRFGNLARDFMLPRD